The genomic segment TGTACAATTTGAAATCCAGAATCTAGTGGATCCCCCCAGGGATCTAAAAAGGCCAGTATTCTTCTTTTTCTATAACTCACAGTAGAAACGGTTACATACAAAAATGGTAATATCATTAAAAAGGAATAAAAGAGATAAGAATAACGAATCCCTGCGATAATAAAGAGAAAGAATACTACAGCCGCTATCAGAACAGCTGTTCCTAAGTCAGGCTGAAACATAATTAAGACGAAGAAAATCCCTAAAATGAGAAGGTTGGGGAGGTATCCCATGCTAAAGCTATCGAGGTAATCTTTCTTTTTCACTAATGAGTAAGACATGTAGATTATAAGAACGAGTTTTGCCAATTCTGAAGGCTGGAATGAAAAATAGCCTAGATTCAACCATCGCTTAGCACCCCCTACCTCTCTACCAAAATGGGGAATTAAAACCAAAACTAATAAAACGATTGATACAATGAGAAGAGGATAAATAAATTTTCTTAAAAGATGATAATCAAAATTCATAAAAAAGAGCATAGAAAAGATGCCAAGTATTGCCCACAATATCTCTTTTTTGAGAAAAAAATAGGGATCATTAAAGTTTTCACTCGCAATAATTGTGCTCGAACTGTAAACCATTACTATGCCGACCTGTAATAGGATAATCGGTATAAAAAAGATGATTGGATCAAAAGATCCTACTCTTTCTCCCACGAATCCTCCTTACAATCTCTTTGAATTGGTTACCCCTCTCCTCAAAATCTCTAAACATATCAAAGCTTGCACAGGCAGGTGAGAGAAGTACAACATCTCCCGAGACAGCCATTTTAAAACTCTTTTTTACAGCATCCTGTAAATTCTCTACCAAATTGACCTCGCATTCTCCATTTAAGACCTCTTTTATCTTATCCTTTGCTTCTCCAAATATGATTACGCTTTTAACCTTTCCTTTGATATATCTTTTCAGTGGTCTATAATCACTTCCTTTATCCTTCCCTCCGGCAATTAATATGATTGGCTCAGAAAAGCTGTTTAATGATTTTATAACAGCTCCAACATTTGTCCCTTTTGA from the Nitrospinota bacterium genome contains:
- the ftsW gene encoding putative lipid II flippase FtsW → MGERVGSFDPIIFFIPIILLQVGIVMVYSSSTIIASENFNDPYFFLKKEILWAILGIFSMLFFMNFDYHLLRKFIYPLLIVSIVLLVLVLIPHFGREVGGAKRWLNLGYFSFQPSELAKLVLIIYMSYSLVKKKDYLDSFSMGYLPNLLILGIFFVLIMFQPDLGTAVLIAAVVFFLFIIAGIRYSYLFYSFLMILPFLYVTVSTVSYRKRRILAFLDPWGDPLDSGFQIVQSFLALGRGGFFGLGLGQSRQKLFYLPEPHTDFIFAVIGEELGFIGALAIIVLFLILFWRGILVAKRCPDFFGRYLAFGIIMMIGLQVIINIGVVIGLLPTKGLPLPFISLGGSSLLINSIGIGILLNISKEVNKSLRF